A region of Candidatus Binatia bacterium DNA encodes the following proteins:
- the cyaB gene encoding class IV adenylate cyclase — protein MLEAEIKLALAPGDVDPLRARLAALGARAHGTRTQVDTYFAHPTRDFASTDEALRLRADGDELRVTYKGPKLDPPLKTREEIELALQTDHPTASRLLERLGFRVAAEVRKRREEWTLDGDLTVHVTIDEVDGLGTFCEVEVASQTVEDGRARLRAAQERLGLAHLAPIPESYLELLARRTTR, from the coding sequence GTGCTCGAGGCCGAGATCAAGCTCGCGCTCGCGCCGGGCGACGTAGATCCTCTGCGGGCGCGTCTCGCGGCGCTCGGCGCACGCGCGCACGGCACGCGAACGCAGGTCGACACCTACTTCGCGCACCCGACGCGCGACTTCGCGTCGACCGACGAGGCGCTGCGGCTGCGCGCCGACGGCGACGAGCTGCGCGTGACCTACAAGGGTCCGAAGCTCGATCCGCCGCTCAAGACCCGCGAGGAGATCGAGCTCGCGCTGCAGACGGATCACCCGACCGCGTCGCGCCTCCTCGAGCGGCTCGGCTTCCGCGTCGCGGCCGAGGTGCGCAAGCGGCGCGAGGAGTGGACGCTCGACGGCGACCTGACGGTCCACGTCACGATCGACGAGGTCGACGGCCTGGGCACGTTCTGCGAGGTCGAGGTCGCGTCGCAGACGGTCGAGGACGGCCGCGCGCGGCTGCGCGCGGCGCAGGAGCGTCTGGGGCTCGCGCACCTCGCACCGATCCCGGAGAGCTACCTCGAGCTGCTCGCGCGCCGCACGACGCGCTAG
- the surE gene encoding 5'/3'-nucleotidase SurE — MRILVTNDDGILAPGLAALAHVLRPLGEIDVVAPEAGQSGAAHAITFMSPLITQRVKVGTELEGWSVDGSPADCVKLGVRALCGGRPDLVVSGINAGSNRGVDVIYSGTVAAAVEAAFIGIPALAISLEASEVLDFERAAVHARVIVERAIELGISPGMVLNVNIPRLDRGEPRGVRIVPQSTAPWTDTYDRRTDPRGRAYFWLTDQGDREPESDDTDLSALRAGYITVTPLQYDLTQYAQLAQLRETWGPHRGPTNPTD, encoded by the coding sequence ATGCGCATCCTCGTGACCAACGACGACGGCATCCTGGCGCCGGGGCTCGCGGCCCTGGCGCACGTGCTGCGGCCGCTCGGCGAGATCGACGTCGTGGCGCCCGAGGCGGGGCAGAGCGGTGCCGCGCACGCGATCACCTTCATGTCGCCGCTGATCACCCAGCGGGTGAAGGTCGGCACCGAGCTCGAGGGCTGGAGCGTCGACGGCAGCCCCGCGGACTGCGTGAAGCTCGGCGTGCGCGCGCTGTGCGGCGGGCGTCCCGACCTCGTCGTCTCCGGCATCAACGCCGGCTCGAACCGCGGCGTCGACGTCATCTACTCGGGCACCGTCGCGGCGGCGGTCGAGGCCGCGTTCATCGGCATCCCGGCGCTCGCGATCTCGCTCGAGGCTTCGGAGGTGCTGGACTTCGAGCGCGCCGCGGTCCACGCGCGCGTGATCGTCGAGCGCGCGATCGAGCTCGGCATCTCGCCGGGCATGGTGCTGAACGTCAACATCCCGCGCCTCGATCGTGGCGAGCCGCGCGGCGTCCGGATCGTCCCGCAGAGCACCGCGCCGTGGACCGACACGTACGACCGGCGCACCGATCCGCGCGGTCGCGCGTACTTCTGGCTCACGGATCAGGGCGACCGCGAGCCCGAGAGCGACGACACCGATCTGTCCGCTCTGCGCGCGGGCTACATCACCGTGACGCCGCTGCAGTACGACCTCACGCAGTACGCGCAGCTCGCGCAGCTCCGCGAAACCTGGGGTCCGCATCGCGGTCCGACGAATCCGACTGATTGA
- the hisS gene encoding histidine--tRNA ligase, with protein sequence MNITAVKGFRDALPEAARLLSRVENAAVRVLETYGYAEIRLPIVERTELFARAIGETTDIVEKEMYTFPDRDETLLTLRPEGTAPLVRAYVEHHLDQKDPVGRFYYLGPMFRHERPQKGRHRQFYQVGAELIGREDPLADAELLLAMWDVLDAVGVRGATLLLNSLGDAQCRPAYRDELRAFGQSRLDELCENCRRRLDKNPLRILDCKEPGCREATKDAPRLIDHLCEPCATHFARVRALLDAQGVPYELDPRLVRGLDYYVRTTFEVMGPGLGAQGAVGAGGRYDGLVAQLGGPPVSGIGFAFGVDRLVLSLQASDPSVDAQVAAELAPEIFIAPLGAEAEAEALGVARRLRAAGLRVELDGGRSLKSLMRRADKLGAKQVMILGEEELAQRRATMRDMEAKQDRKLAVDIDLTGDALLAAVGARRSA encoded by the coding sequence ATGAACATCACCGCCGTCAAGGGATTCCGCGACGCGCTGCCCGAGGCGGCGCGCCTGCTGTCCCGCGTCGAGAATGCGGCGGTGCGGGTGCTCGAGACCTACGGCTACGCCGAGATCCGCTTGCCGATCGTCGAGCGCACCGAGCTCTTCGCGCGCGCGATCGGCGAGACCACCGACATCGTCGAGAAGGAGATGTACACCTTCCCGGACCGCGACGAGACGCTGCTCACGCTGCGTCCGGAGGGGACCGCGCCGCTCGTGCGCGCCTACGTCGAGCACCATCTCGATCAGAAGGATCCGGTCGGGCGCTTCTACTACCTCGGGCCGATGTTCCGGCACGAGCGTCCGCAGAAGGGACGCCACCGGCAGTTCTACCAGGTGGGCGCCGAGCTGATCGGACGCGAGGATCCGCTCGCCGACGCCGAGCTCCTGCTCGCGATGTGGGACGTGCTCGACGCCGTCGGCGTGCGCGGCGCGACGCTGCTCCTGAACTCGCTCGGCGACGCGCAGTGCCGTCCCGCGTACCGCGACGAGCTGCGCGCGTTCGGCCAGTCGCGCCTCGACGAGCTGTGCGAGAACTGCCGACGCCGGCTCGACAAGAACCCGCTGCGGATCCTCGACTGCAAGGAACCCGGATGCCGCGAGGCGACCAAGGACGCGCCGCGCCTGATCGATCACCTCTGTGAGCCGTGCGCGACGCACTTCGCGCGCGTGCGCGCGCTGCTCGACGCGCAGGGCGTGCCGTACGAGCTCGACCCGCGTCTCGTGCGCGGGCTCGACTACTACGTGCGCACGACGTTCGAGGTGATGGGTCCCGGTCTCGGCGCGCAGGGCGCAGTCGGCGCGGGCGGACGCTACGACGGGCTCGTCGCGCAGCTCGGCGGTCCGCCGGTGTCCGGAATCGGATTCGCATTCGGCGTCGACCGCCTGGTGCTGTCGCTGCAGGCGTCGGACCCGAGCGTCGACGCACAGGTCGCGGCCGAGCTCGCCCCCGAGATCTTCATCGCCCCGCTCGGGGCCGAGGCCGAGGCCGAAGCGCTCGGCGTCGCACGGCGGCTGCGCGCCGCCGGATTGCGCGTCGAGCTCGACGGTGGCCGCAGCCTGAAGAGCTTGATGCGTCGGGCGGACAAGCTCGGCGCGAAGCAGGTGATGATCCTCGGCGAGGAAGAGCTCGCGCAGCGCCGCGCGACGATGCGCGACATGGAGGCCAAGCAGGACCGCAAGCTGGCGGTGGACATCGACCTGACCGGCGACGCGCTTCTCGCGGCCGTGGGGGCGAGGAGGAGCGCATGA